Proteins from a single region of Noviherbaspirillum saxi:
- a CDS encoding malate/lactate/ureidoglycolate dehydrogenase, whose translation MDSAEHLPEVRIFSDALHRFVQAIWQAAGSEKTEATQVADHLVMANLSGHDSHGVGMIPRYLRSLCEGELRLNRHVEIARDAGAVLTLEGGLGFGQVVAREAMALGIERAKRLGICAVGLRNAHHIGRIGHWAEQCAAEGLVSVHFVNVAGDPLVAPYGGIDARIGTNPFCAAFPRRGKDPIVLDFATSRIAYGKTRVAYNRQQPVPAGCVIDHSGSATTDPGVMHESPRGSLLPFGEYKGYGLAAMCEIFAGALSGGFTTHADTRVQSSAIINCMLSIIVSPAAFDAATAEAEADAFVAWVKESPRQAGTDEIYVPGEPEAARRRERSANGIPVDVTTWAQLCEAARGLGVAVPAVKEGAA comes from the coding sequence ATGGACTCGGCTGAACACTTGCCGGAAGTGCGTATTTTTTCGGATGCCCTGCACCGTTTCGTTCAAGCAATCTGGCAGGCGGCCGGCAGCGAAAAAACGGAAGCTACACAGGTGGCCGACCATCTTGTCATGGCGAATCTGTCAGGCCACGATTCGCATGGGGTAGGCATGATTCCGCGCTATCTGCGTTCACTGTGCGAAGGCGAGTTGCGCCTGAACCGGCATGTGGAGATCGCACGGGACGCCGGCGCGGTGCTCACGCTGGAAGGCGGACTGGGCTTCGGACAGGTCGTTGCAAGAGAAGCGATGGCCCTTGGCATCGAGCGTGCAAAGCGCCTGGGCATTTGTGCGGTAGGCCTGCGCAACGCGCATCACATCGGGCGTATCGGCCACTGGGCCGAGCAATGTGCGGCCGAGGGACTGGTGTCCGTCCATTTCGTCAATGTGGCGGGTGATCCTCTGGTGGCGCCTTATGGCGGCATCGATGCGCGCATTGGCACCAATCCTTTTTGCGCGGCATTTCCGCGTCGCGGGAAAGATCCGATCGTGCTCGACTTTGCGACCAGCCGTATTGCCTATGGAAAAACGCGCGTCGCCTATAACCGGCAGCAGCCGGTACCGGCGGGGTGCGTGATCGATCACAGCGGCTCGGCGACGACCGATCCGGGGGTCATGCATGAATCGCCGCGCGGTTCGCTACTCCCTTTCGGCGAGTACAAGGGCTATGGTCTGGCCGCGATGTGTGAAATTTTTGCCGGCGCCTTGTCCGGCGGCTTTACGACGCATGCCGATACGCGGGTACAGAGCAGCGCAATCATTAATTGCATGCTTTCCATCATCGTGTCGCCGGCGGCGTTCGATGCCGCAACCGCGGAAGCGGAGGCCGATGCGTTTGTCGCCTGGGTCAAGGAATCGCCGCGTCAGGCGGGCACCGATGAGATCTATGTGCCGGGCGAGCCAGAAGCCGCGCGGCGGCGCGAGCGAAGCGCCAATGGCATTCCGGTCGACGTCACGACCTGGGCTCAGTTGTGCGAAGCGGCACGCGGGCTGGGTGTTGCAGTGCCGGCCGTGAAGGAAGGCGCGGCATAA